gtatatataatatatacatatacatataaatacaaatataatatatatatatatatatatatatatatatatatatatatatatatatatatatatatatatatatatatatatatacacatatatatatatatatatatatatatatatatatatatatatatatatatatatatatatatatatatatcataaatatatacaatatatacatatacatataaatacaaatataaaatatatatacatatatatatcataaatatatttattaatttactatttactatAAACAGCCTCAGAAACCTTTGGGTTGTAATACACTAACATTGCCCAACTAATGATTCATACAACAATGTGTAAGCTGTTTACCttgcaaatatgttacaagCCTTAGGCATTTTACAGCGGGTAATTAAGAATCAAAAGGTGTATACTGATATGTACTTAAatctaattatatatttgtgtatatatatatatatacatatatatatatatatatatatatatatatatatatatatatatatatatatatatatatatatatatatatatatatatatatatatatatatatatatatatatagaagttTGTGCTTTGCAAACCTTTTTTAGATGGTCAGGAAACTGTTTAAATCAAGTAAGTGTGGCATTATTTCTAAGTTGAATTGTCTGACCAGTTCTATCAATGTCTCTTTCCATAAAATGGTGTGAGCAAATAACACCAGATTTACTTGGTTGCCAATTATCGCGATACATCTTTAAAATCCATTCTCTCTTACGGTCttcatttaaagaaaatctataacatattaatgttataagcaatgcttatacatatatatatatatatatatatatatatatatatatatatatatatatatatatatatatatatatatatatatatatatatatatatatatatatatatatatatatatatatatatatatatattattgtcaTAGATTCTATGATAGagatatattataatattaatctaattataatactattgtttttatattattattaaagaaagcAGTGGTCATTACATACAAATGAAAAGTTCttcttaattttcttttaacaacagATTCTTCATCGGAACTTCCTGAACTATCACTTCTTAAGCCCccagttctttttctttttttgcacCCATAAGCAGAACACTCTGAACCTCgaagatctttttttaatccgctcatatttgtattttcttagCTGTGATTTGATACCGCGTATTTAAAGCGATTAGTCGAAAAACAGAACTAAAAGCTTACGGGATTTAAATTCttggggctttccaatatggcgatTTTGGCGTCAAAAAATTAGAAGTTTTGTTCGGAGTTGCGCTATCGAGTTGTTATTGAGATCAGTGGACCAAATTCATATAAACAACATAATCAGTTGATACACTAAACactgtttataatatatttacatagatatattacattttaaaatattattggctTTAGCTTTTCAggaatcaaattattatttgtaatcccttatataattaaatatgccAGTTTTTCTGTTCAGCCATCAATTGTGTAAACAAACGTGCAAAGAATGTTGAAAACagtatatctttttttagattcCCAAACGAGAAAAACAGACAAGTAACTGTTCACtatatttgatatattaaaaaaataaatatatcaaaactttaaagatatttataaaacaatgtaAATGCATAATATGATGAAAAATATTGATACATAATATGATGGAAATAACTGCAACAAATTTATAaggttaacttttttttagatgcaaACTTTGGGTTCATAATTGTCGTCGTCAAGATCTTGATACAAAATCTTGTGAAGAACTTAATCTTAGTTATACGATTTGCAGTGAACATTTTGATTCATCCCAATACTATCTAGCTAACAATGGCAGTAAAATAGTACTTTTAACTGCTGtaccaacaatttttaactttccAATTCAACCATCTTCGTTAAATTTAAAGAGAAAACAACCAACAAACAGAACTTGTTTACaggataaaatacaaaaaaaaagaagtcagTAATACAATTGAATTTAGCGCAAGAAATAGTGTTGATACTACTGGTACAAATGATATATCAGCTGACAAAACCAATTTTAGAAATAAGTATATGTCATCTCAAGTTAAGATTTTtcgtcttaaaaaaaaaaataaagaacttacAGTTAAAGAacaaaatgttacaaaattgtGATGGTTCAATAGAACacataaatttatctaaaaaattcttaactACTACCCAgctacaattttttgaaagtcaATTACTTATGAAAAATCGCGTTAAAAAAGGAAATAGTTGGACTGTTAAAGATAAACTGTTATCCTTGAGGATTATATATCACAGTccacaaacttttaaaagtgcCAAGATGAGATTTTCATTGCCTGCTAGAAGCACTATTTTAATGTTTCTAGAAAAATCTTTTGGGACCCTAGTATCTGGATTTTCAAATAAGGTTATGACCTTATTAAAAATGAGAGTTAAAACCATGACAAAAATAGAAAGGAACTGTTCCCTTGTTTTTGATGAAATGTCTTTAAAGCAACATCTGGATTATGACAAAAACAGTGACAAGGTTGTTGGAATTCAATCGAATGGTAAACCAGTGAACCAAGTACTTGTATTGATGGTTCGAGGGTTATCAACAAAATGGAAACAAccaattgcttatttttatagtaataatgcCATGAGTTCAACCAATTTAGCTAAGATCTTATATAATGCTATGGTTCATCTACATGCAATAGGTTTAGCTGTAAGATGTCTTGTTTTTGATCAAAGTTCAACTAATATTAGAGCTATTAAATTTCTAggattttcattattaaatcaacaaattttacatCCAACTACAAGAGCAaaggtatatataatatttgatcCACCACATCTCATAAAAAgtcagaaataatttaatacaacATGACATTCTGTCTGATGGTAAAATAATCTCGTGGAAGCATCTGCAAGAGCTCTATAATTTGGAAAAAGTTAATGCTATCCGCCTTGCTCCAAAATTGACAGATTGTCATTTAGATCCAGGATCACAATTAACAATGCGAGTAAAGTTGGCAACACAAATTTTTAGTAGTCAAGTTAGTACTGCTTTGAATGTATATGCTTCTACAAAACTATTGCctgaaaaagttttgtctacatccttttttattaaaaatatggatattttatttgacataatgAATTCTCGTAAACTAATAGCAGATAAACCAACACGTTCTGctttaatgttaaataacaaGTTTATTCAACAACTTGAAGATTTGAGAGTTTGGATTAAGGGGTGGCATTTTTGTGGTGCTCGTAGCCAAAAAGGTCCAGTCATTGGGGTTTAGATGTTACTATTTCTAATATTCTTTGTCTCACAAACGAATTGCTTCACGAGGATTTCTTTTATGTTTGCACAGCTCAGTTTAATCAAGactgttttgaaattttttttgcattaatacaAAGCAAAGGAGGTTGGAATGACAGACCAACAGCATTGCAATTTAAATCAGCATATCAAAATGCTTTAGTACTCCTTTCAATAGAGCAATCTAATTCTAACAGTAATTGTCTCCCAGAATCAGTAATTGTCTCCCAGAATTTTTTGGTTGCAGTTACTGTAGATTCAATTACTAACAAAGTATTTAAGAACCAAATTTCTGCAaatgaaaaattgatttttaaacagcCATcttcattaacaaaaaaattacaaccttgtattttacaaaatgtttcaaGTGATTCACTTTCGCAGTCAGTTAAGCAAGTTTTAAAATCGATTGCAGAATATTCAATAAAGAAAGTTcaaatttgtcaaaaatgtgTCCAAGTTCTTTCAAGTGTCATATCAAGTggaattaacttatttaatactgattcttttttacaaaacttgctTCAAGATAtggatatgtttttataatacaaatcaaaattttacttaCTAAAAGAAACATcatacaacaaattattaatgaaataaaaaatcattgcaattttagatttctttttgaTGAACATGTTGATCATGCCTTTCTCTTGAAAGAAAGTTTAATTAGAAACTTTGTTATTATGAGAATGTCTTATTTTATACGCTTTTATAATCGAGATATACAACCACGAAACAAGgcatgtaaaaaaaagttggcTCGTATTATTCATGGATAATCCTTGCATTAATGCTTGTGATAatgatttgattttattaataaaagatatttcttataaaaaatagtgtttttttctCACAGcatcatttattaatttagaatctaaataagaatatatttaaacgAATAAGgtcataaaaatgcttttaaattgcagttttgcaagtttttatcactatcattaatatattcatgttaagttaataatgttatacaagtaaatttatgaataagttaacaatttcaaaagtttagttATTTTCAAGTTGCCTGATatgattgttatttaaatttatgttattaaaattcatCAAGTTTGCGTATTAAGATCATTTTGGTCCCGCAAGACATCCCGCAATGCTTTGTGGCTAAAATTACACTATTTTGTCGGGAGTTGGCAGCCCTTGCTTTTTAGCCTCGGCGGCGAGTGACAAAACCCGCCCCTGATTGCAATTCATGATATTCATATGAGCGCCGAACGTCCGCAAAATTTTATATCCGCCATGATGGGTGgcaaaaatatgtaaacaaaagtaaaaatggtaaaaagcTGTTGCGCACCATACTGTggaaacagaaaaattaaaggtAGCACAATTTCTTTTCATAGGTTTCCGAAAGAAGTAGAGCGAAGGGGGTTATGGGTTGCTTTCTTAAAGAGAAAGATTTTGCCGAATTTGGAGTTTGCTTACATTTGCGGTGAACATTTTATTACTGGTAAGTCAAGTCTTTTTGtatgaatttattaaatgttaaatacatTAACACATGAGCActtataaatttacatataaatacatgcatatataggtatatatatttatatacaacaatatatatatatttatttattttttataataaacatatatatgtttattttttaggaaGAAAAAATGATGATAAAAATCATGTTGACTATGTTCCTtccattaaaaatgttaacagaAACAATAAAGGTATACCTATTGAATTTAATGACATGTCATGTCATTCATCAAGGAAAATATATTCAGAAAGATCAAATCGTTTAAAGAAGAGGAATGCTGAAAAAGTGCTTATTGAAGAAAATAGTATTAACAGTTGTTTTCAAGAAGAAATTGTTGAAGAATCCGAAACTATCAAAATTATAAGAGAGTTAAGAGAAGAAAACGagaagtttaaaaattcaattaaaaaactaaaagaagacAGTAAAGCAGAAATTGAACTTCTTCAAAAGGAAAATATGaaatctaaatatattatacaaaaattaaaaaatgtaaatactgcaCTCgtcaagaaaaacaaaaaattgaaaaatcaaattgatGAGGCtacttttaaactaataaaagacaaaaagaaagTTCAATTTTATACAGGTCTTCCTgatatacatgtttttaaacatgtttttaacttaattgaAAACTACGTGCCAGCTAATAATGCTTCAACTATGACAAAGTTGCAAgaattttgtattgttttaatGAAACTGCGTCTTAATTTGCTGGAACAAGATATAGCGTATAGATTTGGGATAAGTCAACCAACCGTATCACGAATCTTTGAAAAATGGCTTCTTGTAATGGCACGCAGACTATCCTTTTTAATAAAGTGGCCAGAGAGAGATATATTAAGGAGAACAATGCCAACTTGTTTTCGAGAATTTTTTCCTAAatgtattgttattattgactgttttgagatttttattgaaaaaccaaAAGATCTGACAGCTAGAGctcaaactttttctaaatataagcACCATAATActgttaaagttttaattggCATTACTCCACAAGGCTCAATATCATTTGTTTCAGAAGCTTGGGGTGGAAGAGTATCTGACGTTTATATTACAGAAAATTCtggaatattaaataatttacttattgGAGATCAGGTGTTAGCAGACAGAGGTTTTACAATTGCAGATTCCGTTGGTTTATATTGTGCAGAATTAAAACTTCCTGCTTTTACACGAGGAAAGTCTCAGTTATCTCAAATAGAAGTTGATTGGACTCGAGAGATTGCCCGTGTACGAATACACGTTGAACGTTTAATTGGGCTCTTAAGAAATAAATACACAATTTTGCGAGGAATACTTCCTAATAAATTAATCAGTCGAACAGATGATGGAATATGTAAactaaatgatattttaactGTTTGTTCTGCTTTATGTAACCTTTGTTGTGGAGTAGTCCCTATTGattgacttttattttaatatataaaaaaaatacataaatgtagtgttatgtttatttattgatttaaaactttttttttttaattctggtTTTCTTGTGGCAACAATATGGGCAAAACCATTTTCCAATGGGTTTGCTTGTGAGTCCAAGACAATTAAGATGATAGGTTTTTATAACGCAAGTTAAATCgaaacatttaattataatactCTCTTTGATTTTACCGCAAGTACatattgtttcaaaattgtTACTTTGTTTTAATTCCCCAATATTTACAAAAGTATTATGATTTCTAGAATACCATTTAGCAAGGAGTTCAGGCAATATCgctaagataaaaaaatctcTTGCTTTGTTTAAGTTTTCAGTGAGGAATTCTTTatcaacataaattttttcaattagactaGCTTCACCATTAtacacaataaaataacaaatcgGAATATTTGAAATTAACATTCGTAGCTGAACTTGATAATAGTATtgatgatttctttttaaatagtcTTTTCCATCCTTTATTTCCATGCAAAACTCTTTAACATTATTTGCCAGTTCAAAGGCATTTCTTTTTGTGCATTTAAATGGACATTTTATCTCAACTATGTATTCATGAGAACAGCATGTACATTTCATAATACCATCAGGAGTTGCTCCGAGGTATGGCCATCTGGGTGTTCTAAGCAATCCacaatcaaaattttcaacatttttgtgAGTTGTTAATAGATGcgattttaaacaatttttagctGCAATTTCATTATCACAACCATACTTTGTTGCTttggtaataatttattttgtgatgGATAACATATTtgcattattaaatttttagaaggCATGGCTATATTTGAATGACAACAAGCTTTAAATTTACTAGCTGTTATAACCCCAGCACGTGCTCTAAACCATAAACTTGATTGGGATTGATTTTTTGTATGATCTGAAATCAATTTAATTTCATCttcagttatttttatatctaaaaaagttttatttgaaagttgCACGAGTTCATGATACTTTAATTGTTCATATTCtcttttgtaaaagttaaaaatgattgtATTAAGTTTTGCAACTAaaggtatatatttataactatattcAGGAATTATACGAAGAATTACACTATCTCTTGCATTATATGATATTTTACTGTAAAAGTTAGCAATTTCTGATTTACTTGGAATTGGAACGGATGAGGCTTTTTCGATATAAGGTTTTGCTCGTGTTTTGTTCTTTActtttgcttcaaatttttttttaggaacgGTAAAATTAATTTGTGAAAGTGGCAAATAAGTAACTTCCTTAAGGTTTGGCGGCAACCAAGCACATAATTGAGATGTACAAGCATCATCGTTATTTCTTTTCCGATAATCAGatgttaacattaaataaaataatgttgctCCAATATGAGAACAGACTTCGCCTAAACCTGCCTTACATGTGCAATGTGCATTTATAACTTCACCATCTCCTTGAATGCTAACCCATACCCTTGTTggagttttagaaaaaatgctCTGACCATGTCTTACACGACTGGTAACAATATATATAGACTTTACACCATGAATGAACTTTACAAGAACGTTGTGAACAAGACCACTAGTTACATAGTTGTAAGACTCAAGACCTTTGTAAGATTTTAAACTAGAACTTGTAAACTGACTAGGAAAGTTGATTAGATAGCTGTATATATCAGCAAAAGTTAAATTAGACCATTCGTCTACGTTATTAGTTAGTTCACAGTCTTTTTCTGATAAAGAATACGGGTCAAAAATAATCTCTAAAACTGATAATTTTTCTTCGTATCTCTTTTTTGCTTCCAAATTAAGACTCTCGTAATACTGCGATCGCATAATTGTAAGCAAAGAAGaatttaaatcaattacaaCAGATCGGCTTTTTGTATctaatatttgtttacatttttttgccaCCCATCATGGCGGATACAAAGTTTTGCGGACGTTTGGAGTTCATATGAATATCATGAATAAGGTTTATATTATACATGGAAGTAACGAAAGCATAAGACAATATTATTTGGAACAATCTATTCTTTGTCAAGTATGCGCTTACAACTGATTGTATTctgtatttgttttaaaaatttgaacacatatttttacttaaaacatcaaattaacatttaaaacgaACAAAGAATTCAGTTataaagactatatatatatttttttttattcacttgCTTCTTTTCgtctttttgctttttcttattttctttttcaggTACCTCCTGTAAGACCTTTTCTCTCTCTAttgatgcatgttttttttttatatacgtttatttcacaactacaaagtatttacaagtagGGGAGAACCTTAATGAATGGGACAGTTTTCGTAAAATGGATTTTTTGAGgttgataaatttgtttaaaaattactttgaaaatagTTTGATAACTATTAACTCTCGTactatgataaacaaaaacaaaacaattgaTTCTGCATATGGGTATTGATAAAAAGAGAATTTTATTGGACCATGGCATTTGTCCCATTCATTAAGAACTACTCATTGAATgggacaaaaaaaattattgaatgggacaaatctaaaaaattaataaaagaagagAGTTCCTAAGAAACTTTCAAGGCAGTCAAGCAGTAAGGATAGTTTCTACAATTAGGGAACCCGAAAAAGCTATAAATATAGCAGAATGTCTGCATAtattgacaaacctaaaataattttattaaaaaatatatgtatattaaaaataaattaaaaacaggaATAATTgcttttagtaaaataaaaagcgttttttaaatGCTTGGATATAATTCCCAGTAATGAAACATTTCCAATAGGGAAATGAGTCGTTGCCTACAGCATCCCTAtgctaaattataaattagaaataaataaacaacttgATACCATATAAAGTATCTAgtttactttcaaaaaactcAATAACAAAGCATcttattagatatttaaaaaattcattttatttatgtttaaccaaaatacaaaaatcaacAATTATTGCTTGTTGCAAAGTACAtgaaataaaaaccaataaatcaAAGAAAGTGTAGAAGATATTAACAGTCAACTTCACATAGTTCGCATTCATAATAACGCTTCTTGCTGTTATTATTACAATTGCCACATATCCACCATTGACAAGTAAAACACTGAATCCAAGCAGGCCCAAAGAAATTTTTCCAGTTGCATTTGCATATTTTGCAAGTATTTTGCTGTTGTTGGTTTACGGGTTCATTTTTTACAGATGACACAAAAAATCTGCATTAGAGTTTTCTGTTTCTTTCACTCTATTGAggtcaatttttctttttcgatTTTGTGTGTTAATTTAaccagtttcaaaaattttcctCTTATCTACTGTCTTTTCTGGAGTTTTAGTTAATATAGTACTTTTACCCTGCTGTCTTctttttttagaatcttttcTTGGGGGTGCTTTAGGGTACGGATGAATGGTTTCTGGACTAACTATTTTGACTGATGATTCTGAAGAATcagcttgtttattttttttatatgattgttGATTATCTGGTTGTTTATTTTCTGGTTGCTCGACAGGAAGAGGTCTGTCACTAACACTAGATGATATGAAATCACTTTCCCCAAATATTTGTCTATTAAGTGGATAGATCCCACATTTAGAAAATCCACTGCAAGCATATTTTATTGTGAATGACATATTATATGTTCTGCATGCTAGCTGAGGtaaattatatatgttaataattcTCCCTGGATTGGAGGCCAACCATTCATTCTGAGCCAatctaaaataagatttaaaagaacCAAACACCGAAACATCCAAAAGCTGCAATCTATGACTGCAGTGTAATggaaatgttaataaaatcaaaaagttttcttttgcaaattttattgtttcaaatgaAATGTGGCTTTCGTGGTTGTCCATTAATAACAGCACTGGATGATCCACAGATGGCTTAGCATGGGAAACAAAGTGCTTCATTGCAACTTAAGAGTTCTCACTTGTCATCCAACCATTTTTGTTACACAGCCCTAAGCTTCCTGTTGGGGCTCCACTTATCATAAAATCCTTGTAGTTTACTCTCGGAAATATAAAGACAGGTGGAACTGTATTACCCATAGCATTCACAAAAGCTAACATTGTCACCAATGAACCTCTTTCTGCTGGAACAGCTTGTGATACCCTTTTAGTTCCACGAGTTGAAATAATCTTTGGAGGATTGGTTACTGTTAATAATCTTGTCTCATCTGCATTAAAAATACATTCTggtttgaatttatattttaattgaacttctgacaagttatcaaaaaacattGATACCGTATGTTCATTAAATGCAGTTGCACGAGCAAGACAAACTTTTTCTGGCTTACGTAGTGATAATTTTG
Above is a window of Hydra vulgaris chromosome 10, alternate assembly HydraT2T_AEP DNA encoding:
- the LOC136085914 gene encoding uncharacterized protein LOC136085914, producing MVKSCCAPYCGNRKIKGSTISFHRFPKEVERRGLWVAFLKRKILPNLEFAYICGEHFITGRKNDDKNHVDYVPSIKNVNRNNKGIPIEFNDMSCHSSRKIYSERSNRLKKRNAEKVLIEENSINSCFQEEIVEESETIKIIRELREENEKFKNSIKKLKEDSKAEIELLQKENMKSKYIIQKLKNVNTALVKKNKKLKNQIDEATFKLIKDKKKVQFYTGLPDIHVFKHVFNLIENYVPANNASTMTKLQEFCIVLMKLRLNLLEQDIAYRFGISQPTVSRIFEKWLLVMARRLSFLIKWPERDILRRTMPTCFREFFPKCIVIIDCFEIFIEKPKDLTARAQTFSKYKHHNTVKVLIGITPQGSISFVSEAWGGRVSDVYITENSGILNNLLIGDQVLADRGFTIADSVGLYCAELKLPAFTRGKSQLSQIEVDWTREIARVRIHVERLIGLLRNKYTILRGILPNKLISRTDDGICKLNDILTVCSALCNLCCGVVPID